From the genome of candidate division WOR-3 bacterium:
TTTCCATGGGTAATAATAGCACTCTCAGCCTTTTTTAAAAGAGGAACAAGTTTTCTTAATGTTTCTTCTGTATTTTTAAATTGTGTAACAATATCAGGGGTTGCGCCCTTGGGCAAAATAGCATTTCCTCCAAGAGCAATAACTATTTTCATAAATCCTCCTTACTTTTTTTAGTTATACCTCTTTTTGATGATTCAATAAACTTTATCAAATGTAAAATATCTTCATTACTTTCAAACTCACTTTTGAGCCTTTCAAGAGCCTGAGAAACATTTAAATTACTGAAAAATAAAATTTTAAAAGCCCTTTTTATATTATTTAACCTCTCTCCAACAATACCCCTTCTCTTCAATCCCACTGAATTTATTCCCCTTATCTCAGCATCAGGGTTACCATAACATAATGCGTATGGCACAATATCTTTTTTAACATGACTTCCACCGCCTATTATTGAATACTTACCAATTCTAACAAACTGATGAATTAGAGAGTTGGCACTTATAAAGGCATAATCTTCCACCTCCACATGGCCACCCAGTTGTGCACCATTTACTATTATCACTCCACTACCAATCTTTGAATTATGGGCTATATGAGAATAAGCCATTAAAAAATTTGAATTACCAATTACCGTCTTTTCACCTTCTCCTGTTGCTTTATGTATTGTAACAAACTCTCTTATAATATTGTTATCTCCTATAATAACCCATGAATCCTCTCCTTTAAACTTAACATCCTGAGGAGGATAACCTATACAGGCTCCAAAATATATCCTATTATCTT
Proteins encoded in this window:
- the lpxA gene encoding acyl-ACP--UDP-N-acetylglucosamine O-acyltransferase, with the protein product MNNIHKTCILGENVKLGDNIHIGPYSIIEGNVEIGDGTYIDAHVMIRGNVKIGKDNRIYFGACIGYPPQDVKFKGEDSWVIIGDNNIIREFVTIHKATGEGEKTVIGNSNFLMAYSHIAHNSKIGSGVIIVNGAQLGGHVEVEDYAFISANSLIHQFVRIGKYSIIGGGSHVKKDIVPYALCYGNPDAEIRGINSVGLKRRGIVGERLNNIKRAFKILFFSNLNVSQALERLKSEFESNEDILHLIKFIESSKRGITKKSKEDL